One region of Priestia megaterium genomic DNA includes:
- a CDS encoding phosphotransferase family protein — MEDILGSEWEITPAGGATGEAYFAKFQDRKLFLKRNSSPFLAVLSAEGIVPKLVWTRRMENGDVITAQHWLDGRELKPKDMNSSRVTELLSKIHHSNELLDMLKRLGKTPLLPEDVLADILENVDERLQKESIVEQGISYLQAELPSIQTDKYVVCHCDVNHNNWMLGENTQLYLIDWDGAMIADPAIDLGLLLYWYINPSQWEEWLDHYGVELTENLKKRMKWYVISQTILFIEWHRSKNEHSEMNYWLEYLRMLLVNDIQAQ, encoded by the coding sequence TTGGAAGATATATTAGGAAGCGAATGGGAAATTACTCCTGCTGGCGGAGCGACAGGAGAAGCTTATTTTGCAAAATTTCAAGACCGAAAGCTTTTTTTAAAGCGTAATTCATCACCTTTTTTAGCAGTATTGTCAGCTGAAGGAATTGTACCGAAGCTCGTGTGGACAAGACGAATGGAAAATGGAGATGTGATCACAGCTCAGCACTGGCTAGATGGTCGAGAATTAAAACCAAAAGATATGAATTCGAGTCGAGTGACAGAATTGCTTAGTAAAATTCATCATTCAAACGAGTTATTAGATATGTTGAAAAGGTTAGGGAAAACACCGCTTCTTCCCGAAGACGTGCTAGCCGATATTCTAGAGAACGTGGACGAGCGACTTCAAAAAGAGAGTATTGTAGAGCAGGGAATCAGCTATTTACAAGCAGAGCTTCCTTCCATTCAGACAGATAAATATGTGGTATGTCACTGTGATGTGAACCACAATAACTGGATGCTTGGAGAGAATACGCAGCTATATTTAATCGATTGGGACGGAGCGATGATTGCAGATCCTGCTATTGATTTAGGTTTATTGCTTTATTGGTACATCAATCCATCTCAGTGGGAAGAATGGCTTGATCATTATGGGGTTGAACTAACTGAGAACTTGAAAAAGAGAATGAAGTGGTATGTGATAAGTCAAACCATTTTATTCATTGAATGGCATCGTTCGAAAAATGAACATTCTGAAATGAATTACTGGCTTGAATATCTTCGGATGTTGCTCGTCAACGACATTCAAGCACAGTAG
- the pulA gene encoding type I pullulanase codes for MTGDNKFQAYLDQIDRITVLVPTSYHEGQIDFFVIKGAQMHETISIENVHELEGFIKYEGKVEESIEIGHSYVICDNHGEKVPLQVGAVIRTKEFDERFYYNQNDLGASFYSDHIMIKVWAPTASAVVLKLIHANSGEEELYVMTRQRKGVWEKELPLDKEGYYYRFLIDVNGRTNEAVDPYAVAATANSEYGVLINLHTAYVHPHEKPPFLQPTDAVIYEMHVRDFSIHPSSGIEKKGTYLAVTESSGQPGKPTGLHYLKELGVTHLEFLPINDFGGVDELNPHASYNWGYNPLLFNVPEGSYSADPSNPTTRIVEVKQLISTLHQQGFRVIIDVVYNHVFVREESPFEKIVPGYYFRHDEFGMPSNGTGVGNDFASERKMAQKFIIDSVLFWIKEYDVDGFRFDLMGILDIETMKIIREKINEIDSTILVFGEGWDLNTPLPHTQKAMMANARQTPQIGYFNDRFRDSVKGSTFDVYEKGFISGNIHQKEAVQSVIAGSILDKEDSPALFINPAQSINYVESHDNHTLWDKLTNSNGEEDEDTRRSRHRLATAIVLLSQGIPFLHSGQEFYRTKKGVENSYNSPDDINALDWNRRREFSSDVNWVQELIRIRKQHDAFRLGDASAIRQHVSFLNTPKSVIGYCLSNVLAYGPWKNIIVFFNQGLMEEKVVLPEGPWKIALDHCKVYKNGYPTIEDNAINVPKLSVLILFQT; via the coding sequence ATGACTGGTGATAATAAGTTTCAGGCTTATTTAGATCAAATAGATCGTATTACTGTTTTAGTTCCAACTTCTTATCATGAAGGTCAAATTGATTTTTTTGTGATTAAAGGTGCACAAATGCATGAGACCATCTCTATTGAAAACGTACATGAATTAGAAGGTTTTATCAAATATGAAGGTAAGGTTGAAGAGAGCATAGAAATTGGACATTCGTACGTTATCTGTGATAATCACGGGGAGAAAGTTCCGTTGCAGGTAGGGGCTGTTATACGAACAAAAGAGTTTGATGAAAGATTTTATTATAATCAAAATGATTTGGGTGCATCCTTTTATTCAGATCATATTATGATAAAAGTCTGGGCCCCGACTGCATCAGCAGTGGTTTTAAAATTAATACATGCAAATAGCGGAGAAGAAGAACTGTACGTTATGACTCGTCAAAGAAAAGGCGTATGGGAAAAGGAACTTCCCTTAGATAAAGAAGGGTATTATTATCGATTTTTAATAGATGTAAACGGTCGGACAAATGAAGCGGTGGACCCTTATGCCGTTGCAGCTACAGCAAATAGTGAATACGGAGTTCTGATAAATCTTCATACAGCCTATGTTCATCCCCATGAAAAGCCGCCTTTCCTTCAGCCAACGGATGCCGTTATTTACGAAATGCATGTTCGAGACTTTTCTATTCATCCTTCAAGCGGGATAGAAAAAAAAGGTACGTACCTAGCTGTTACTGAATCAAGCGGTCAGCCAGGCAAACCAACAGGCCTCCATTATTTAAAAGAGCTAGGAGTGACCCATCTTGAATTTCTTCCTATTAACGACTTTGGCGGAGTAGATGAATTAAATCCTCATGCTTCTTATAATTGGGGGTATAATCCATTGTTGTTTAATGTGCCGGAAGGAAGCTACTCTGCTGACCCTTCAAATCCCACCACTCGTATTGTTGAAGTGAAGCAATTAATATCAACGCTTCATCAACAGGGATTCCGTGTTATTATAGATGTAGTTTATAATCACGTATTTGTACGAGAAGAATCACCTTTTGAAAAAATTGTTCCGGGCTATTATTTTCGACATGATGAGTTTGGGATGCCTTCGAACGGGACGGGAGTAGGAAATGATTTTGCTTCTGAACGGAAAATGGCGCAAAAGTTTATTATCGATTCAGTATTATTTTGGATAAAAGAGTACGATGTTGATGGTTTTCGTTTTGACCTCATGGGGATTTTAGATATAGAAACGATGAAAATCATTCGGGAAAAAATAAATGAAATTGATTCTACTATTTTGGTGTTTGGCGAAGGCTGGGATTTAAATACGCCTCTTCCCCACACTCAAAAAGCAATGATGGCGAATGCCCGCCAAACACCTCAAATCGGCTATTTTAATGACCGCTTTCGAGATTCTGTAAAAGGAAGCACGTTCGATGTGTATGAAAAAGGTTTTATCAGCGGGAATATTCATCAAAAAGAAGCAGTGCAATCTGTGATAGCGGGTAGCATTCTGGATAAAGAAGACAGTCCCGCTTTATTTATAAATCCAGCACAGTCAATTAATTATGTTGAATCACATGATAATCATACGCTGTGGGATAAGTTAACGAATTCAAACGGAGAAGAAGACGAAGACACTCGTAGAAGTCGTCATCGCCTTGCTACTGCTATTGTGCTTCTTTCACAAGGCATACCGTTTCTTCATAGTGGTCAAGAGTTTTACCGCACTAAAAAAGGCGTAGAGAACAGCTATAATTCACCCGATGATATTAATGCACTCGATTGGAATCGAAGAAGGGAATTTTCTTCTGATGTGAATTGGGTTCAAGAGCTGATTCGTATTCGCAAACAGCACGATGCATTTCGCTTGGGGGATGCTTCAGCGATTAGGCAGCATGTCTCTTTTCTAAACACGCCGAAATCCGTTATTGGCTATTGCTTATCAAACGTATTGGCTTACGGTCCGTGGAAGAATATTATTGTGTTTTTTAATCAAGGCCTAATGGAAGAAAAAGTAGTTTTGCCAGAAGGACCATGGAAAATAGCACTTGATCATTGTAAAGTATATAAAAATGGGTATCCTACTATAGAGGATAATGCTATAAATGTTCCAAAGCTTAGCGTTCTTATTTTATTTCAAACGTAA